A genomic window from Desulfobacterales bacterium includes:
- the gap gene encoding type I glyceraldehyde-3-phosphate dehydrogenase, producing the protein MMVRIGINGFGRIGRQVLKAVMERHPKTLEVVAINDLFDVKTNANLFKYDTNYGRFPGEVKTGENFIEINGRTVKSFSLRDPVEIPWDEEGVDIVIESTGLFTTGPKAAAHLEAGAKKVIISAPAKEEDITVVMGVNHKNYKPKEHHIVSNASCTTNCLAPPALVVHRAFGIEKALMTTVHSYTADQRLMDLAHRDPRRARAAALNIIPTTTGAAKAVALVIPELAGRFDGYSLRVPTPTVSVVDFVALLQKPADTEALRTELKKAAAADLKGIMACEDERLVSMDFKGDSNSSIVDTEFTLVLQKNMAKVVAWYDNEWGYSCRVADLAAYMVGKGL; encoded by the coding sequence ATCATGGTCCGAATCGGCATCAACGGCTTTGGCCGTATCGGGCGGCAGGTGCTTAAGGCTGTCATGGAGCGGCACCCTAAAACCCTTGAAGTTGTGGCCATCAATGATCTTTTTGATGTTAAAACCAACGCCAACCTCTTTAAGTATGATACCAACTACGGCCGTTTCCCCGGAGAGGTAAAGACCGGTGAAAATTTTATAGAAATAAACGGCCGGACTGTAAAGAGTTTTTCTCTGCGAGACCCGGTGGAAATCCCATGGGATGAGGAAGGCGTGGATATTGTTATAGAAAGCACCGGCCTCTTTACAACCGGGCCGAAGGCGGCGGCGCATCTCGAGGCCGGCGCCAAGAAGGTCATCATTTCGGCTCCGGCAAAGGAAGAGGACATCACCGTGGTGATGGGGGTGAATCATAAAAATTACAAACCGAAAGAACACCATATTGTTTCGAACGCATCGTGTACCACCAACTGTCTGGCGCCGCCGGCCCTGGTGGTTCACCGGGCTTTTGGAATTGAAAAGGCGCTCATGACCACCGTGCATTCCTATACCGCGGATCAACGCTTGATGGATTTGGCGCACAGGGATCCCCGCCGGGCCCGGGCCGCGGCGCTTAATATAATTCCCACTACTACCGGAGCCGCCAAGGCGGTGGCGCTGGTCATTCCGGAATTGGCCGGACGTTTTGACGGATACTCCCTGCGGGTGCCGACGCCGACGGTTTCTGTGGTTGATTTTGTGGCCCTGCTTCAAAAACCCGCCGACACCGAGGCGCTTCGGACGGAACTTAAAAAAGCGGCGGCGGCGGACCTTAAAGGGATTATGGCCTGCGAAGACGAACGACTGGTGTCCATGGACTTTAAAGGCGATTCAAATTCATCCATCGTTGATACGGAATTTACGCTGGTGCTGCAGAAAAATATGGCCAAGGTGGTGGCCTGGTATGACAACGAATGGGGCTATTCCTGCCGGGT
- a CDS encoding radical SAM protein, whose product MESYRLENIHVIPEKKGFQEFSKVSYPIRYGRFSEIQTPDYTFQFNLNGEIKFIQGRGQNWPHPGEWLKRTIGNDWLYYSAGSYNGIIDIIGEYYYPCLPYPSNSLFNGYGIDTAIKNDAIHAWASLQSNLSMRVSASRSNNLNECLARIAQNDIGTLQHRSNQYPDLINGHITVLPPDSRHVDYETIPVIIADGCLYHCGFCRVKSAGGFMPRSRADILEQIEQLKKFYGRDIYNYNSVFLGQHDTLMTETALIEFTALKAHQLFEFEHSNLKNPSLFLFGSVDSLLGSDESKFSALNRLPFKTYLNLGLESVDPETLDVLKKPITSEKVKDAFIRTIELNKKYERVEISVNFVLGEGLAIGHLPSLLDLVRNSLDRFYSKGAVYLSPLIGSNNKKELLRQFYRVKTMSRFPVYIYLIQRL is encoded by the coding sequence ATGGAATCCTACCGACTTGAAAATATTCATGTGATTCCCGAAAAAAAGGGTTTCCAGGAATTTTCCAAGGTCAGCTACCCCATACGCTACGGCCGCTTTTCGGAAATTCAAACCCCGGATTACACCTTTCAATTTAATTTGAACGGTGAAATCAAGTTTATTCAGGGGCGTGGGCAAAACTGGCCGCATCCCGGCGAATGGTTGAAACGAACCATCGGAAACGACTGGCTCTATTATTCGGCCGGCAGTTATAACGGTATTATTGATATTATCGGTGAATATTATTATCCTTGTCTGCCATACCCGAGCAATTCCCTGTTCAATGGTTATGGGATTGACACGGCTATAAAAAATGATGCCATTCACGCCTGGGCCAGTCTGCAATCGAACCTTAGCATGCGGGTCTCAGCCAGTCGTTCCAACAATTTAAATGAATGCCTGGCACGCATTGCTCAAAACGACATCGGGACGCTTCAGCACCGCTCAAATCAATATCCCGACCTGATCAACGGACACATCACGGTCTTGCCGCCGGATTCCCGCCATGTCGATTACGAAACCATACCGGTGATTATCGCCGATGGTTGCCTTTACCATTGCGGTTTCTGCCGGGTGAAATCCGCAGGGGGTTTTATGCCCCGTAGCCGCGCGGATATCCTTGAACAGATAGAGCAGTTAAAAAAATTTTATGGACGTGATATCTATAATTACAATTCGGTTTTTTTAGGCCAGCATGACACGCTCATGACGGAAACAGCGCTGATTGAATTCACAGCGCTGAAAGCACACCAACTATTTGAATTTGAACATTCCAACCTGAAAAACCCCAGCCTCTTTCTGTTCGGCAGCGTGGATTCTCTGCTGGGTTCCGATGAATCAAAATTTAGTGCGTTAAACCGGCTGCCGTTTAAGACTTACCTGAATCTGGGGCTTGAATCGGTTGATCCAGAGACATTGGATGTTTTGAAAAAGCCGATAACCAGCGAAAAGGTTAAAGACGCTTTTATCAGAACGATCGAGCTCAACAAAAAATATGAACGGGTTGAAATAAGTGTCAATTTTGTCCTGGGGGAAGGCCTTGCTATCGGTCATTTACCTTCACTGCTGGATCTGGTTCGAAACAGCCTTGATCGTTTTTACAGCAAAGGGGCGGTCTATCTGTCCCCCTTAATCGGAAGCAACAACAAGAAAGAACTGCTCAGGCAATTTTATAGGGTGAAAACGATGAGCCGGTTTCCTGTTTATATTTATCTGATACAAAGGCTTTAA
- a CDS encoding GAF domain-containing protein, which produces MTGKEKSYFTALYEVAKVVNASLSPARVMEEIVACVAATMKVKACSLRLMDSRRKRLLMGAHFGLSDGYIRKGPVVIEESGLDKKALKGKSVLLKNAQTDKNFQYRDKARSEGIKSVLVVPLMVEKKAIGVLRVYTDKEKTFKEDEIQFLEVVANLSAIALENARLHQALRNDYDLLVAHKYRLDDN; this is translated from the coding sequence ATGACGGGGAAAGAAAAGAGTTATTTCACGGCACTTTATGAGGTAGCCAAAGTGGTTAATGCCTCGCTTTCACCTGCGCGGGTCATGGAGGAGATTGTGGCGTGTGTGGCGGCGACCATGAAAGTCAAGGCCTGTTCATTAAGACTGATGGATTCACGCCGGAAACGATTGCTGATGGGCGCCCATTTCGGGCTGTCGGACGGCTACATCCGCAAGGGCCCGGTGGTAATCGAGGAAAGCGGTCTGGATAAAAAGGCGCTGAAGGGAAAATCCGTCCTGCTCAAGAATGCCCAAACAGACAAAAATTTTCAATACCGGGACAAGGCCCGGTCGGAGGGGATCAAATCGGTCTTGGTGGTTCCATTGATGGTAGAAAAAAAAGCCATCGGTGTCCTGCGGGTTTATACGGATAAAGAAAAAACATTCAAGGAAGATGAAATCCAGTTTCTGGAAGTGGTGGCGAATCTAAGCGCGATTGCCCTGGAAAATGCCCGGCTCCACCAGGCCCTGCGCAATGATTACGATTTGCTGGTTGCTCACAAATATCGTTTGGATGACAATTAA